The following DNA comes from Lepidochelys kempii isolate rLepKem1 chromosome 9, rLepKem1.hap2, whole genome shotgun sequence.
ATAGCTCAAAGAGCTAGAAAAGTTAATATATATTATAAACTCTATTTTCACACAATATTAATTCTCTTTAGGCTAAGATCTCAGATAACAACTTTTAGCATGGAATGATTTGTATAGTGGGGTGGAGTATAGCATCAATGTTTGAGTCCTGAATTGGAGGAACTGAGAACACTGTTAAGAATATCCTGTATATAGTAATCTCTCTATATGGCCGGTAAGGGGAAAGAAAATTTAGATTCAAGGATAACCTTTTATGTTTAAGACCCTTATTCCAGTTTTATCTAGGGACTGTAGTTAATATTGTCTTTAAtcttttctgtaaaatgtataGTCAGAGACTCCAATGAAtcaagcaggggagggggacacagaGAAAGCAAGAGCTCCCTCCAGAAAAGCCAGACTTGTAATTACTTCACATTCTGCTTTGCTTTTAGGCCTGTCCATTTTAATCGATGCCATAGTGTTTTGAAGATGCTTTGAGGTGCGTCTAACTTCGGAGCTATTATCATATACTGCATCATGTCAATCTGTAGCACtgtggattttgttttgtatcaATATTCTACATTGATATATGATGCATCATATCTGTCTGCTGTACTATTGATTGTTATGATATTACATCGAATACTCAAAGGGACCTTACAATCACTGGGTGTGTACTGTAGCCAATTGCTAAACcttcatttggatttttttttaatcaccaaaGAAAACTTGGAGTTTTTACCAAAATGATAACTTGaagcatttcattttatttattcccAAATCAGTAGTTCCTCACAAAAGTAACAGAGAATCTGATGCCTTTAGAATCCACTCTTTCCCCTCAAACAATAAAGAATGCTTTGAGCGATTTTTAAGTGTTGTTTAAAGCTGAGTGATTGTGTGGCAAGTTTTAGCTCCAAATAGTGTTAAATGTTTTCCCACAGAGTTATAAACCTTAAAACAAGGAGAGGGGAAGTGGAACAGGAGAAGGTGGAGGGGTTATATGTAAATGGTAAGCCGCAGTGCTAGGCACTACCTTTCGTGTATCTGATAGATGTAATTGGTTATGAAAGATGCCCCTTCTGAAAATATCCTGCTTTCTGAGTTGAATGGTTTTTCTTATACACCTGCTTTATGGGGAGTGGCTTGTGAAAAGTTTCCCAATCCTGCCTGAACGTCCAGCATGGGTAGCTTGCTGAAAATGAATAGATCTTCTATTGGTCAGAAAAACATCAGTGCAGTTGCAAAGAAGTGGATCCCTGACATCTTACTTTGGGGTGTGAAGGGATATTTAACAGCTCTAAATTTATCTTTTCCCTTCCCACTCACTTCCTTCCACCATTGGGAGTGTTGTTACTTTATTTGTTGTGTTCCATTAAAGTTGCTCCAgcttgattgatttttttttctcccataatATTTTCTCTTGACTCTTATCTATTGGTAACAATTCTCTAAATGTTGAAGATAGCTGAGAATTTTTAATCACttgtgtctgtttgttttttaaacttgatTACTGTCTCTAAAAAGAATTTCATCTCTTGCTACTGACCAGATGAGAAACAATCCATGGCACTCtgtttctttaattttaaaacgTGCAAAGAAAATTTAATCATTCCCTTCAGCTCTTCCTATGCCTGGCATGAAAAACTAATCGCCATCTCTGTACTGTAGGAATTTTCCTGCATGCTTTGTATTTGCATGTTCACTGTGATTGAGGAATATGTATTAAATCACGGCTATCTAATGCATGGAAGCAACCAGTCTTAGAATCTTGATGTCTGATCTGATTTGCACGTTGAGAGATTCTATGTACTATTTTGCCAACAAACTCACTCTGGAGTGAGTgtgtattttaataataattcttGTCTGGCGTAGTACAATGGGTATATTTCAATTTTAGTCCCAGGTAGAAGAATATAAACAACTGAAGGACACACTCAACAAAATGCCAAGTTTTCGACAACCTGAAAAGTTAGAGCAGCCAAACGTTCCACAGGAAGCAGCAGTGGCGGGAGCAACATCTCCAAATAGTGACCTCCCAGCACATGAGAAAAATGCAGCTGACGAGCAAAAAGAGGTGAAAATCACTGACTGCTGCAGCAATTTTTTTCCGTGATGATTTTCCACGAGGGTTTGATGACATTTTTTTGAACAAACAAGTCTTTTCTggatgaaaaatgcagattcaattTAGTGTtgaatttgccaaattgttttggttgaaacACAAATTCTGAAGAAATCTGAATATATCTTTTCAATATTTTACAGTTCAAACATTCTTAGCTGCatgccaaagaaaaaaaaaagggggcaggTTTACATGTAAAATCCAGGGATGAGCTCTTGTTTTACATGTGTCTTTGCAAGCTGAGAATAAATATTTCTGAATCACAACAAATAGGCTCAGAGGAATTAGATTTAaatatcagtaaatgttgatttcattgtacatacacaaactgatgaaaaaatatttccatagctgaaaatcaaaatttacagataggcaaagaaaaacGTTGCTTGAGAACTTGTTAGACTTTCatttaaacatatttatttttgacaTATTTTGACGTATGATgttaacaatttgtgttttaactgttCTCCAGCTTTAACTTCTTGAACctcagcatctactgtcattaaaaaaTTTTGTGAACCCCCACATTTTGTGCAAATGtgaaaatttaataaatattgataaaaattgaaaaaatgctttaaaataaacatcaatattatccactgacatgataaaaaataaaaattgaattctgccaagcctaaaaataaaacacttttttttaaaactggaagATAAATATTTTGGGCTTCATTTTAGATTAAAAGTGGGTTGAGTTATTTCATGTCATTGTCATTTTTTAGTTGCAGAGATCCAAGGAATAGATTCTGATACCCAGACTCACATTAAGTAGTACCTTACTTCAGAAGTAGGCCCATCGGTTCTGGTTATTGAGTGAAATTCTACTCAGCACGAGTAAGTgcatcagaatctggtccttaattTTTATTGTAGAACACAGTTGACTTATGCCGCCTTAACTTGTGGAGTAGAATATTACTCCACATGAGTAATCACTCACTTTAATAAGACTCCACTTTTAGAATAATGTGCTGATCATCCTTAGTAAGGCTGGAAATCTCACCTTTAGCATTTTCTAGAACATAACCAAATCTGAGAAGAGTATAAATTATGAATCAGATATTCAGCAACTTCTACTTTTTGCAGGCACAATTTTGTACCCTAAATAAATTGTATCCTCTTGTGCCAACAATTAATGTGGATGCACATATTAATAAAGATGACTCTGTTTACACGTACAAATAGGTAGACAGATGTCTAGCTGCTACTTCAGATCACGTTGAGGTCTACATGAAAGAGGCCTTGAATAATTTATCAGACCTAATCACTGATCATAATAAACAGGTGGACAGTTTCTTTTATGAACATTATAAAATATTAAGCCTTTATGGAAGTCATGCAAATGTTTTATAGTGTCATGGACTCTAGAAGTAGAGACATCTCTGAAATATCATGGAATTAATATATCATTTTACACAGGTACCCCAGAATGAGGAGAAGCCAcaggaaagggaagaaataaaTTCCAAGAGAAGAGAAGATGAAGATGAAACTTTACTGAGCAGAAAAGCAAATGAGGGTCACCCTCACAAAGAACTGAATATTCAGCAGCAACAAGAAGCAGGAGAAGATGAAGAGCAACACATGGACCAAGTTGAAGAGGAGCACAGAAAAGAActtgaggaggaggaaatggagcAGGCAGGGCAACCTGAGCACTTGGTGGAAGAACAGGATCAAGCACCAGAAGAACATGACTGGAAAGAACGGGAACATAAAGAAGAAGCAGCCAACATGCTGGGTGAACGCATTCACTCAGAGGTGCAAGATTCTCTTCTCAACAACGGCCACCCTTTCTGGCACCTGTCAACTGCAGGCCCTGCTTTGCACCTGTAATTAGTTGCAGCTGTAATTAGTATCATTTGGATTTGCAAGCAGTTGAGGAGTAAGGCAACATTTAAAACACAGCACTTAAATGCCTGGGActctaagcatatgcttaaagttaagcacacgatTAAGAGCTTTCTGAATTTGGGGGTTAATTTCTAAGTGACATTAATTCCACTTGCAAATAACTGCAGGTGCAAAAGGGAAACCACATTGAATCCAGTCTAAAGCTTGGGGGTTGTGGGAAGGGAAGGTTTGTGTTtgagtttttttgggggggacttCCTTTACAATATTAGATTTGAAGTGTCATCCTGTGATAGCAAATGCAGTTACATTTCCCTTTCGGGTATTGGTATAACTTCAGTAAACACTCTTCATTCAAAGTGTTTGCTAATATTTTCACAAAGCATTTTAGTTGTAAGATGAACAGGCCTAGAGGAGTAAAGGGAATTTAATGTATAGTAAGGACAAGGCATATTCTGTTGAGCTTTAAACAGAAACAGTAAGACCTGGAAATACATTCTGGGTCAGGTCTCAAGCACAAAAATTAACTTGTTGGTCTCATCCTAGCCTCCGTGTGCATTTATCGATCTAACAAAACAAGCATAGAATTCAAGCACAATGGAAAAACTTTGGCTGAGGTGCTCTGGACTGGAATCGTAGTAGGCTATGAGGCAATAATTTGGCTGCAATGGCAGAAGATTGCGCAATACCTGCCTCTATTGTGCCTGGTTGCAAACAATGTTTCGTCTCTCATTTAAGACCTAGTCAAGCTCTCGGTTTATAATTTTGTCAGTAATCTCGATATTCTTCCATGGCTATCATTGTTTAGTAATgtacagggaaaaaaagaaaagacaatttGGTGATGCGTTCAAGCTGTGTCGTTTACCCAACTGTGCTTGAGTAGTTCAGCACTGTTTGCATTTAGTTCAGATATTACACAGGATGTATTTGGAGTGTGGGTTGGAGGACATGTACTATATGCTGGCATGTATTGGCGATAGCCATAGTATAAACTGCATTTATCACCAACCTTTGATTctttcacctgcactctgcccacatGATCAACCCTACCTCCAGACAGCCTCAGACAGCCAACAGTAGCAGTATTTTTTTAAGTTGCTAAAATATGTCAAGTGCCTGTCAACATTGGATCTTAGTACTGTGGCAGTATCAAATTTCTCGTGCGAAAAACTTTATACCACAACCTCAGGTATTCTgattcccctttaaaaaaaaacaaaaagcagctgTGATTATAATGAGAACACTTAATGTGTAGCTTGAAGTAAGATGATGAAAGCTTCAAGAGTGAAGTTTGACTTTATGATCACAAAACGGCTATTTATACGTTGTTCTCCATCTCGTCCTTTGCCTGCATaattctgccccctcctcccaaccTCTCCTTTTCTGGCATCAGTGGTTTTACCATGTCCATTGCTAATAATATGGGTTCTACCAGGAAAATCATTCCGATAGGGATGAGAAATAGGTACCCAAGAAGGCAGGTTCAGAAGTGTATATATTCAAACATGTTTGTTTCTTTCACTTCTTGACACAGAGAGTAACAAAAAGATACAAACTGGCCTATGAAGAACAGTTGGAACAGCAGCATCTGGCTGCCCGAAGAGCTGAAGAAGCCAAACAGCTAAGGGAACATCAGGAATCTCTACACCAGCAGAGGCTGAAAGGGCAGTTATTACGGCAGCAGCAGCTTCAAGAAAAAGAGCTTGCACTACGGAGACAGGCTGAACGAGGAGAAGAGCAGTACAAAAACCAGCTAAGGTTAACAACTTCTCTTACATGTGTGCTGTGATCTGCACTCTGGGTTTCATGGGGCATGTCTGCACTTTGGTGTAAATTGCACCTCGAGGAGACATACCCCGCTAGCTGTCATAGAactaatgcactaaaaatagaggATAGCTGTTGAGGTGGGAGCAGCaagaggggctagctgccctgagtacatgCCTAGTGTGGTGAACGTTTATACGTATTTTCCCAGTAAAGTTATGTGGCTTGCTTTGTGCTACCTGGTTGTTACTCcataccccagaggtggctgcacgtCAGCAGTGCTGTACATAGAcaatttcagtttttgaaatgtGTTAGGATCTTTTAGGATGAAAAGCACCCCATAAATggaagatattttgaaataatttcatgAAAACTTGATGCTTGTGAACAGGAAGGGCTAATACCACTTGCTTTGTGCAGCCAATAGCATGAGTTTAAGGATGAACTTTTAgcattaactttttgaattttataaaaagaaaaaaaatggtttgattCATATCCCTGATGTTCAAACATTTCTGTGGACTATTAAAATAAAGAAAGTGTACATCAGGCTCCTGTAAATGTAACTTACAGTCTATGtactgtagatcagtggttctcaaagtcggtccgccgcttgttcagggaaagcccctggggcgccggaccggtttgtttacctgccgcgtccacaggttcggccgatcgcggctcccactggctgcagttcaccgctccaggccaatgggggctgcgggaagtggcgcgggccaagagacatgctggctgcccttcccgcagcccccattggcctggagcggcaaaccgtggccagtggaagccgcgatcggccgaacctgcggacgcagcaggtaaacaaaccggtccggcgccccaggggctttccctgaacaagcagcagaccggctttgagaaccactgctgtagatcaTCTTCTGTCCCCTCACTCCTTTCAGTCTCCCATTTAGTGCCTGTCTTCAGTTAATGCTATTTCTGCTCTCCTGCTGAGATAATTTCAAAGCCGTTAGTGGCCTTCACTTATTTTCTGAAGCTCAAACCTATATAATGATCTTTACAGAAATATTTTCTGAAACACACAGTAATAAGGAAATATTAACATgagtaacattaaaaaaaaaaaaaaaaaagccttattaCCAGGAAGTGAATTAGTACTGTCCAAATCCCCAATTCTAGAGGCAGTGCCACGTAAGAAAACTCCTTGCCAGGTCAAAGCCTAAATTGCTCAGGTACAGGTgtatgacttctttgttttggggCCATTATTAAACGGATTTTTCAATACAAGACTCTTTGATTTCATTTCTTAGCaccctacattttcaaagcactgtaccaCCACTAACTTGTGTCCTTATAACAGCCCTATGAATAAGCCAGTACGGTACTACCCACCATTTCTGTAGATAGGAAAACAGATGCAAAGGCTAGTAAGGTATCCTACACAAAATTGTCTTGTTCCATAATgttcatttccttttaaaaatgctaaTGGAAAAACTTAGCTAACAGGAAAGTAAATCTGGGAATCCTTTAAAAAAGCAAGCCAGAACTGTCTCTGTGAAACTGAAACTGTATTTTTGCATCTAATTTTTTAGCCAACAAGCTCATTATGACAATATGGACCATGATATTGTACAAGGAGAAGAGGGGCAAGGCATCCACGAAGAGGATGGAGGTGAGACTgaattctctttccctctcccccccccccccccatctgaaGTGTCTTCAGTGTCTTATCCATTCAGAAATAAATATAGCTGCTTTGGATTCCAATAAGAGAGCACTGTATTTTCTTTACAGTTAAAATCAGTGACTGTTTCATTGGTGATTTTTGGTGGTTGTATTGCCTAAGATGGGTGCAGTTATGATTATATACAAACGAGAAGAAGGACGGCCTTATGCTGAAGGCAATAGACTGGAtctcaggagatttgggttcagttgttggctctgccacagatttctggtgtaactttgggcaaatcacatcagaagctcttcaggtcagggacGACTACGcatatgtacagcacctaccacaatggggccttTTTCTCAGTTGGGGACTCCAGGAGCGGCCGTAATACTCATACTAATAATTAATTTTGTCAGTGTATGAAAGGGACAATCGGCACCAAGATGAAGCTGAAGAAGTAGAAGATCAAATTAATGCAAATGAGCAGCAAGAACCAGAGCATCAAACAGAGAACCAGCAGGCAGATGAGCCAGCGGTAAGACAAATCTGGCTGTTGAAATAAGatctttatttaattttatttgttttgttagaAATGAGTAGGGTCGTCATTGTTGAAGGCATTCTGTCTTTCAATACACCCCAGAGCTGTGCTTCTGGTCTAACCGTGCATGAGGATTTTGACGCTGTTGGGACTTAAACTGGGAACACTCGGATACAAAAGCAGTAAACGAGCATTTCATCAGCTGTCCGTCACAGCAGATGCCACCTTGGAGGGGGGAGAATCCAATTCTACATAAATACCTCATTAtattttttgttcagttttgtgGTGTATACAGGATCTTGCATACATGCATTTTTATTTAGAAGACTAGATTGTGTGGCAAATATTTGAAGAGAAGAATATTTATTAGCCCAAAGATGTTACTGGTGCCTCGGTAGCTGCAGTATTAAATCTATGGGATAATATCGGATAATAAGCATAAAGGAAAAACAGCATTTATTGAATAGCAAAGGTTGAGGAGATATCAGGCATTTTGTCCCTTAAGTAACTGATACAAATGTGGCTCAGGTCAATATATCGTAGCCTAGGGTAGCATGGAGAACAACTTTTGTGAGCTATGTGGAGTCCGGCCTGATCAGAGTTAACACTTAACTATTCTGACCTGTCTGTTGTTCTGACTGAGCTGTACTTTTATCAGGCGTTATCACTTGCTGTATTATCAATAACCAAAAGCCTTGCAGTATCCTATGTGAAGTGAGTTGGTAGCCTCAGTCTAATTTCTAGTAGACAGATGTGCGCATCGCAGCTGTATCCTTATTCAGGGCCGACGCACTTATTTCCAGTGCTGTAAATCTGGCACTTTTCAGAATCACTGGGGTTTTGATTCAatgcccactgaaggcaatggaaaaactcctattggcttcaacAGGCACTGGATCAGCCCTGAGGTAACTATTACTATAATGATTTTCAAGTGCAATGGAATTGCTGAGACTCATGTACTTATACAATACACCCTTCTAAAAATTAC
Coding sequences within:
- the GOLIM4 gene encoding Golgi integral membrane protein 4 isoform X3, whose amino-acid sequence is MGNGMCSRKQKRIFQTFLLLTVAFGFLYGAVLYYELQSQLRKAEAVALKYQQHQESLSAQLQVVYEHRSRLEKSLQKERLEHKKAKEESLYNLREENRHLRKAHQDIHTQLQDVKQQHKNLLSQHDQLVVTLEDHKSALAAAQSQVEEYKQLKDTLNKMPSFRQPEKLEQPNVPQEAAVAGATSPNSDLPAHEKNAADEQKEVPQNEEKPQEREEINSKRREDEDETLLSRKANEGHPHKELNIQQQQEAGEDEEQHMDQVEEEHRKELEEEEMEQAGQPEHLVEEQDQAPEEHDWKEREHKEEAANMLGERIHSERVTKRYKLAYEEQLEQQHLAARRAEEAKQLREHQESLHQQRLKGQLLRQQQLQEKELALRRQAERGEEQYKNQLSQQAHYDNMDHDIVQGEEGQGIHEEDGVYERDNRHQDEAEEVEDQINANEQQEPEHQTENQQADEPAKAAVEDVNPADDPNNQGEDEFEEAEQEREENLPDENEQHKQNNQKQENPEMEEHLVMAGNPDQQEDNVDEQYQEEGEEEVQEDLTEVKKKEREHNAEEPYGENDENADEKNNEGADHEQGVHEENNAKEGHEENYEEEEEDEEEGGAIAAKAHRRGEM